A portion of the Bacteroides faecium genome contains these proteins:
- a CDS encoding glycoside hydrolase family 43 protein: protein MKTEKRYLVPNDYMADPAVHVFDGKLYIYPSHDWESGIAENDNGDHFNMKDYHVYSTDDVMNGEIIDHGVVLSTEDIPWAGRQLWDCDVAFKNGKYYMYFPLKDQNDIFRIGVAVSDKPYGPFVPEANPMKGSYSIDPAVLDDGNGTFYMYFGGLWGGQLQRYRNNKALESAILPEGEEDALPARVARLSEDMMEFAEEPRPVIILDENGKPLTAGDTDRRFFEASWVHKYNGKYYFSYSTGDTHLLCYAIGDNPYGPFTYQGVILTPVVGWTTHHAIVEFKGKWYLFHHDCVPSEGKTWLRSLKVCELQYDADGRIITIEGIDK, encoded by the coding sequence ATGAAAACAGAAAAAAGATATTTAGTTCCCAATGATTATATGGCTGATCCTGCCGTACATGTATTTGATGGCAAACTCTACATTTATCCCTCTCACGACTGGGAAAGCGGGATTGCCGAAAATGATAACGGGGATCATTTCAATATGAAAGACTATCACGTCTATTCTACGGATGATGTGATGAACGGTGAGATTATCGACCACGGGGTCGTACTGTCTACGGAAGATATTCCCTGGGCGGGACGGCAACTTTGGGATTGCGATGTCGCTTTCAAGAACGGTAAGTATTATATGTATTTCCCGTTGAAAGACCAGAATGACATATTCCGTATCGGAGTGGCTGTCAGCGATAAACCATACGGGCCTTTTGTGCCGGAAGCCAATCCGATGAAGGGAAGTTATAGTATCGACCCTGCCGTGTTGGATGATGGCAACGGGACTTTCTATATGTATTTTGGCGGTCTGTGGGGCGGGCAACTTCAACGTTACCGGAATAATAAGGCGTTGGAATCGGCTATTTTGCCGGAAGGAGAGGAAGATGCATTGCCGGCTCGCGTAGCCCGTTTGAGCGAGGACATGATGGAATTTGCGGAAGAACCCCGTCCGGTGATAATTTTGGACGAGAACGGCAAGCCGTTGACGGCAGGAGATACCGACCGTCGTTTCTTTGAGGCTTCCTGGGTACATAAATATAATGGCAAATACTACTTCTCTTATTCTACGGGAGATACCCATCTGCTTTGTTATGCGATTGGTGACAATCCTTACGGGCCGTTTACCTATCAAGGCGTTATCCTTACTCCAGTGGTAGGGTGGACTACCCATCATGCCATTGTGGAATTCAAAGGCAAATGGTACTTGTTCCATCACGACTGTGTGCCGTCCGAAGGGAAGACATGGCTTCGTAGCCTGAAAGTCTGCGAACTCCAATATGATGCGGACGGGCGGATTATCACTATTGAAGGAATAGATAAATGA
- a CDS encoding endo-1,4-beta-xylanase has product MAVLMTGSSIALAQEKNTLKEALKDKFLIGTAVNTQQASGKDKAGAEVIRKQFSAIVAENCMKSQEIHPEENRYNFTQADEFVTFGEKNNQTVTGHTLIWHTQLSRWFCVDKDGKNVSPEILKKRMKDHITTVVKRYKGRLKGWDVVNEAFEDNGEYRKTKFYEILGEEYIPLAFQYAHEADPNAELYYNDYSMALPGRRAAVVKLVKDLKKRGIRIDAIGMQGHVGMDYPKISEFEKSMLAFAETGVKVMITELDLTVIPSPNPNVGAEVSASFEYNKEMNPYPKELPAEVAKAWTARMNDFFRLFLKHQDIITRVTLWGVADHNSWRNDWPMNGRTDYPLLFDRNYQPKPIVDLIIKEAARK; this is encoded by the coding sequence ATGGCGGTCTTGATGACAGGCTCTTCAATAGCCTTGGCGCAAGAGAAAAACACCTTGAAAGAGGCTTTGAAAGATAAATTCCTGATAGGGACGGCAGTTAATACACAGCAGGCATCCGGTAAGGATAAAGCAGGGGCAGAGGTGATACGGAAACAATTTAGTGCCATTGTAGCGGAGAACTGTATGAAAAGCCAGGAGATACATCCCGAAGAGAACCGTTATAACTTTACGCAGGCGGATGAATTTGTAACATTCGGTGAGAAAAACAACCAGACGGTTACGGGACATACGTTGATATGGCATACGCAACTTTCGCGTTGGTTCTGTGTAGACAAGGACGGAAAGAATGTCTCTCCCGAAATCTTAAAGAAGCGGATGAAAGACCATATCACTACCGTCGTGAAACGCTACAAAGGTCGTCTCAAAGGCTGGGACGTTGTGAATGAAGCATTTGAAGACAACGGAGAGTATCGCAAGACTAAATTTTATGAGATTTTGGGAGAAGAGTATATTCCTCTGGCTTTCCAGTATGCACACGAAGCCGACCCGAACGCCGAATTATACTACAACGACTATTCGATGGCTCTTCCGGGAAGAAGGGCGGCTGTCGTGAAATTGGTGAAAGACCTGAAAAAACGGGGTATCCGCATTGATGCCATAGGTATGCAGGGACATGTCGGCATGGATTATCCGAAAATCAGTGAATTTGAAAAGAGCATGCTTGCTTTTGCCGAAACAGGCGTGAAGGTGATGATAACGGAACTGGATCTGACAGTTATTCCCTCACCGAATCCCAATGTCGGTGCGGAAGTCTCCGCTTCTTTCGAATATAATAAAGAGATGAATCCCTATCCGAAGGAACTGCCTGCAGAAGTGGCAAAAGCATGGACGGCACGAATGAATGACTTTTTCCGTCTTTTCCTGAAACATCAGGATATAATAACCCGGGTTACTCTTTGGGGAGTGGCCGACCACAACTCCTGGCGTAACGACTGGCCGATGAATGGACGCACGGATTATCCGTTGCTTTTCGACCGTAACTATCAGCCGAAACCGATAGTCGACCTGATTATCAAAGAAGCTGCGCGGAAATGA